The Zea mays cultivar B73 chromosome 7, Zm-B73-REFERENCE-NAM-5.0, whole genome shotgun sequence DNA segment CATGGTAGTAGGTGACGAAGAACAGAAGACGGAAGAAGCCTGACTCTTAATACTCCTTACGTCTCAAAATATAGTTTTTTATCCCACTTTTTTCCCACATTAATTCAAATAATAATGAATATAGACATACATGCAAACCTCGTTCCTATGTTACTTAGACCCTGTTTGAGAGAGTTTTACTCCAAAAATTACAGTGTCAGTTTTCCAGCTTCACCACGAAAAAACTTCAACATATTGATTAGACAAGGTTCAAAAGTGTTTAGCTTGCATatagattgcaacttctataataCAAATAATTTGTATAAGTATTTTTAACTATTCTTGATAATTAGCGGGTGGATAAAGAGACTTGAATTAGTAGGTCATGTAATCAATGGTATGATAGATAATTTTTGTACAACTTCATAATATTTAGTGGGCGAAGGAGGCGGCGACTTGAGAGAGGTGTGAAGCGAGGTGGGGGCAGAGATGATAATTGGTATATTTGGTTCAACttctttctgaccagcttttctaagAATCCGGTTGTGGAGAGAATTTGGCTGTGAGAAGAATTTGAGTATTGTGGTGATTTGTACGGAGCAAGATGAAGTGGTCCAAATGTTTCAAGATCTAGAAAGGGATGAATTCCTACTATTGCAACGACTCAGTCGATTATGTATTCATGTTGATTTTAGACAATTTTTACCCAAGCGATTTTTATAGAAGCGGTTTGAAAGCTAGAGCGTTTGGCAGTCTACAACAACTTTTGGTAGACAGAAGGTGAAAAAATCCCAAACAAATAGGACGATGTCGCTCTTGCGACTGCGATTTCATTGGCTCCGAAGGCTGAGGAGATTGGAATTGGTTTGGCGAGCTGATCGTGTGAATGGGTAATGAACTAATGGGCCGGGCTTATCATGAACATTTGGAGATTTGTTGGATGGGTAAGGCCTGGCCATGGGAAGGATCCCTGCACGCTGTCGGCCCAGATATATTTACTTTCCTGTTTCCTGTTTCCTGCTTCCTGCACATGTTTCTACCTTACCTGAATGGAAAAAAAAAGGCAAAGGGGTCTGTTATATGCCTTTCTTATTTATTCAGTCCTCCGCACCTGCCGTTTCGATGTACTCCTATTCTGTATTTTTTTTACATGAATGACGAAGGTTTAAAATTCTAGTTAGATATCCAATGTATATTGCTACGCTTTTTATACAATATTATATGAGTAGATTTTATCTCAATTAAAAAATATGTGTTTCATTAGTTAGGATGTAAACATAGAGTCAACAATTAAGCTAATCACTTATACACAATTTTAACTTCGCCACCGGACGGCTATCGCCAGCAACCTACCCACCTCCGCCGGACTGCCTTACCTCCCCTTCACAATTTTAGGTTGAAGTTTTTTTATTTAGAGTATGAGTATGGTGAGATAGAGTAGTTCAGTTTCTAATTTATTGTTGTTTAGTTGGTTCCATATAGACAGAGTGGTTCTAGAAAATGTTTAAATATAAAACCATTCGACTCTCTAAAATCTACTAAACAGAATCGCACCTTAGCATGAAGCTGCTCCATACTAACCGACTCTGAAACCCAACACTACATTAATCACCCTCTAGAATCATAAGATGTCTGCGTGTGAAAAGGCGGTGCCGGAAAGTTAAGAATAGATctgtttggttcagttttttcTAAAGAGCTTTATAGAGAAGTTGACTGTGGAGAGAAGCTGGCTGGTTAGAATCTAGATGTTTCGCTGGCTAGATTATTATATATCAGATTATGAAGTATATACAATAACACACTAAATTTTCGTAATGTTCACATGTGTATTATGATCATACAAAACTTGCGTACAACCAATACTTTCATTAACAAAAAAAATCTTAATAATTTCTAATGTAGTTAACACGTCCTTTACATCAGCAGTGGACAACACATGTGTTTTACTGCGTCAAAAAAAGCCACCAACACAGCTGTTTCTGGGAGACGCGAACCGCTTCAGCTTTCTGTTCAAAACCCGCGGCTGGAAGTGATTTCAGATGCCTCCAAGGCTCCAACGTAGGAGATGTGTTCAAATAAAGTTCTGGTGCCTATTTCGTATGCTGCATGCTACTTTGGCTGCAAATGGTGAGTCAATCTATTTATTTTTTCTAGGCATATATTTTTATACATACCTAGAAATATAATATACTACTTTTATTTTAATTTATAAGACGTTTTAGTTTCTCTATTTCTACTATATATAAACGCAGTGTATATCTACGTGCATTATAACCAAAACCTCTTATAGTTCATAGTAGATGGAGTATATTAGATACATATGAACCTATTATAATTTATAGTACATGGAGTATCTTAGGTACGTATAAAAATTATGTATTTAGAAAAAAAGTCAAAATGGCCACAGTGATGTAGAGGGCTTGCTTGGTTTACGGCCAAAATTTGCTATGTAAAATTTTTGGCATGTTAAAGTTAAGTAAAAAAATGTTACAGTTTTAGCAACGCAAAGTGAGATATTGGTAGGTTTTGGTACAAACCAAATAATAGCCAAAATCATGACTTGAACTATTTTTTAGCCCATCAATTTTAttcattttagtccataaataACCAAATACGATGCTTTAGTTTCTGTATTTGTTAATTTAagatataaaataaataaaattgagagactaaaatttagtcactaGAAACCAAATACCTCATAAGTATAGACCTATATACTGACACATATATGAGTATTGGTAgaggtggtaatggatcgtgattTAAATGATTTTCATAAAATGGTAAAtgtctaaataaattttagttcaaaaataaatagataTATAGTCTGACATAATTCGATCCGATCTTTAAATCTTATAATGTAAAATTAAGAGCACATTATCACCTTTAGGTATGGGCAATGGGCAGTGACGCCTTGCTGGCTAGCCACTCATCTCACCGCTAGGCACGGGGGTAACTACAGTGCTTTGCTCCATCTGCTTTGGGGAATTTGATATTTTGTCACTTTTAGTTGTGAACTTCTCTATTTTAGACCTAAGCCCACAAATCATATACACAGATGGTTCCATAAGTCATAGACAGAGAGTCATATAATAGCATTTAGCCCACCTTAAAAAGGCTAAAATAGCAAATTTTTCATCTGCCTTTGGGATGCGATAGGTGTGCCGACCCACCGCCGCCGACACCCCTCCAAGATCCCAAGGACCCCATGGCGTGCGCGCGTCGTACCTGTGCGGCCAGATGCCCGGAACAACCACAAGCAGACGACTTCGCCTTGGCCCGATCGTGCGTGAGCCCGAGACGGCGGTGAAAGCCGACGTAGCCAGCTCCACGCCACCAGCTTTGTTTCACTTGAAGACTGACACGTGAATCTATTTTACAGATTAAAAAAAACAACTGACGAGCGCGTCATCCGTGGCTCACCTGCAGGCCGACGGGCCCGCGCTGTGGCGACCACAGGCTCTGTGGGCTTGTGGCCCAAATGCCTTTCGCCTTGGCGTGCTCGACACTGATCTATTTCTGTCTCTAACCTAGGCGGCTACTCCTCAGCGCCATTCCGATTCGGCATCTCTCTTCGTCTCTCACGGTCACGGTTAGTAGTCGCAGTCGGTTACCGTCCCCAGAGTGCATCTTGGGTGGTACACTACACTCAGTCCACCGTGTCCATGCGCTGGCCGGCCTTCTGCTGTTCTGCTCTGCTGTTCTGCACAGAGACGGCAGCTCATGGGCCATCCGGCCATCCCATGAGCCAGGTCTACTACCTCCTGGCTCCTGCTCCTGCGAATCCCGTACATGCCACGTGGGTAGCGCCGCGCCAAGACAAGCCTCCTGTGAGTCTGTGACGAGCCACCGTGAAACTGGACACCGACGTGGAGCGCGTCCGCTGGCCGAAGCGACAGCCTGCGCTCACGAGCTGCCGCAGCTCTTGGTCCCCGGCGAGCCGTGCTCAGCCGCGGATGCTGCAGGCAGCCTGGCCAGCAGCAGGTACGGCGATACGTCCGTCCACGCTAAACCTCACGGGCGTGCCATGCATggcgcgcgcgctctgcccgcgtcGCCAGACCCCAGTGGCGCTCACGTGCCCCGCCGCTATATAGCCCACGGCGTCGCGCCACCGTCCGTCCGTCCGTCGTCTCGCGCTCTCGTTTCGTCGCTACGCTAGCTTCCAGTCCCGGGCTTAGCAACTGTGCTGCTGTTGCACTGCACCCGGCGCACGCAGAGATGCGCCGTGTCGGGACGGGTGTGAGGATGCTTTGCGGCGCGGCGCTGTCGGTGCTTCTGCTTCTcgcgggcggcgcggcggcgtcgCACTCGCGCTCGTCGTGCCCCGCCACGCCTCCGGACGCGGGGAACACGCTGCAGGTGTCGCACGCGTTCGGGCCGTGCTCGCCGCTGGGCCCCGGGACGGCGGCGCCGTCGTGGGCGGGGTTCCTGGCGGACCAGGCGTCGCGTGACGCGTCGCGGCTGCTGTACCTGGACTCGCTGGCGGTGCGTGGCCGCGCCCGCGCGTACGCGCCCATCGCGtcggggcggcagctgctgcagACGCCGACGTACGTGGTGCGGGCCAGCCTCGGCACGCCGCCGCAGCAGCTGCTCCTGGCCGTCGacaccagcaacgacgcctcgtgGATCCCTTGCGCCGGCTGCGCGGGCTGCCCCACGTCGTCCGCGGCGCCCTTCGACCCGGCCTCGTCCGCCTCGTACCGCACGGTGCCCTGCGGGTCGCCGCTCTGCGCGCAGGCACCCAACGCGGCGTGCCCGCCCGGCGGCAAGGCCTGCGGCTTCAGCCTCACCTACGCCGACTCCTCGCTGCAGGCCGCGCTGTCGCAGGACTCTCTCGCCGTCGCCGGCAACGCCGTGAAGGCCTACACCTTCGGGTGCCTGCAGAGGGCCACTGGCACGGCTGCGCCGCCGCAGGGGCTGCTGGGGCTCGGCCGCGGCCCGCTGTCGTTCCTTTCGCAGACCAAGGACATGTAcgaggccaccttctcgtactgtCTCCCCAGCTTCAAGTCGCTCAACTTCTCTGGAACGCTCCGGCTCGGGCGCAACGGCCAGCCGCAGCGCATCAAGACGACGCCGCTGCTGGCCAACCCGCACCGGTCGTCGCTCTACTACGTGAACATGACCGGCATCCGCGTGGGCAGGAAGGTGGTGCCTATCCCGGCGTTCGACCCGGCGACGGGGGCGGGCACCGTGCTGGACTCTGGCACCATGTTCACCCGGCTGGTGGCGCCGGCGTACGTGGCCGTGCGGGACGAGGTCCGGCGCCGCGTCGGCGCGCCCGTGTCCTCGCTGGGAGGGTTCGACACGTGCTTCAACACCACCGCCGTCGCGTGGCCGCCCGTGACGCTGCTGTTCGACGGCATGCAGGTGACGCTGCCGGAGGAGAACGTGGTCATCCACAGCACGTACGGGACCATCAGCTGCCTGGCCATGGCCGCGGCGCCCGACGGCGTCAACACCGTGCTCAACGTCATCGCCAGCATGCAGCAGCAGAACCACCGTGTGCTCTTCGACGTGCCCAACGGACGCGTAGGCTTCGCGCGCGAGCGCTGCACCGCCGCTTGATCAGCTTGCTCGCGCGCCTGCGCGCGGGCTCGGATTCGGGTTATATTTAGTTAAACCTACGTTCTACGGTTGTGGACGTCATGCACTGCTGTCGGAGTGGGTGATTAATAATTtaactttccttttcttttcttttaccgGTCAGTGTAATCTCGTTGCTCTTCAGATTTACCATATGTGTTTCACATTCACCGATCGATTGCTTCAAGTGGCATTATGTGGTTTAGGGGCTGAATGATTGGGGTCTAAATAATGTACTGCATATTCCAGTTTTGGATTAAAGAGGTGTTTGGttttagggactaatgtttagtcccttcattttattcctttttagtgtataaattgttaaatatagaaactaaaataaagttttagtttctatatttggtaattttggaactaaaatggaataaaatctagggactaaacattggtccctagaaaccaaacaccctctaagCACGGTCGTCGTTTAGGCTTGATATGCCTAACAGATCTCGGTCCTCCCATATGTATGACCAATCATGTCGTGTTTAATGGGCCAGCAGCGCATAAATCACGTCGGGTTGGCATACCTGACTACGCGAGCTAACACTCATCGGACCTGTCCGCGATACAATGGACCAAGGTACCGATAACAAACTCAAGCCACCCTATATCATCTTGCTACTCATTGATTAATAAAcacaaagtagaaaagattacaaGCTCAAACACCGGTGAGGCGGTGATCATCAAAACCGTCTAACTCTATCCTCTTGCTACTCATCGATTAATGAACACAAAGCAGAAAAAAGATTACATACACAAAGCAGAAAAAGATTACCCGCTCAAACATTAGTGAGCATCCATATAGTCTAGCTCCCCTCACCTTTTGGTTGTGGTGGGGAGTTCTACCATAATGGTCCTAATTCACAATTATGCAATTATGCATGTCCCCAATGTAGAGTGAATTTTATTGATCTACGATTGACTATGAATGTTGTTCTGCCCCTTCGGTTTATAGTGGTTACATGAACCTTAGATTCATCGACGAAAATCCAACTATCATGCTCTTATCATGTTCTTGGAGTCATACCAGGGCCATGCCTTTGGTCATGGCTCGATGGGAGACATAGAGGGGTATAACttggaaaatataaataatacctAATTTCACACTTTGGTCAAGTTGCATATACCCCTAAGAACCTTTTTTATACATCTAATGAGGTTCGAAAGCTCAATTTAAGGAATCACTCTTTTGGAGATAGTTTGAGCAAAATCAAAGTTATGAGTTGGAGGAAGCAAAAAGTCCAAGAAATGAGACTTAAACTAGTTGGATTGATAGCACATATGATTGTCTAAGTCATAAGAACACCCAAAGGGAAGCCAAAAGGATTTGAAGAAAGTTTGAAGAAAAGAGGAAAATTCAGCTTTCTGGCAGagggccaccggactgtccggtgggtgtcCTAAGCTTAGACAGAGAAGCAGCACAACACCAAAAGGAAGCATTAGATTTGTCAGGGGTGATAATTAGTGGTACCCAGATTATCCCTCCAAAAAACACACTCAGGAAAAGTAAAGACACAACCCCAAGGGGAAGCAACCGAGATACCTCCTAACCCAAGGCCTCTCCCCGAGAGTCTCCCACCTGAGgtagaactccgcctcgcccgatgtcACCACCGCTCCGTTTGTCTCGCCCGAGCTAATCCCAGGCAGCTAAGACAAAAGCGCCCGAAAACAGGTGAGGAACACTCGCATTTAATGTGCATACCTACCCCACTCCGCGGCAGCAGGAGCACAGTGGCTAACAAGACAACAATCATATCCGGGCGCAACAGCATGATTACACCCTCGCTATAGTACGCGCACGCCATCTGCCAACCCCCCGATGGGACACCGAGACCGTTGATGGGGccataaagaccgggtctatttcaaccctttccctatctcaatcggtcacctagaccggtcgagtgcttcttcttaatcacatgggtcacttatatcccgcaaggatcaccacacaattaggtgtctcttgcttgctttacaaaacacttagaaaGATTAGAAGGAGAAGCAAACAACAAGATCAACAAAATAAACataaatcaccctctctcaagtcactaaacacttttgatcacttgacttgattttggaaCTTGGAAAGGATTGAAGgcttttgattgtgtctttggagtgtattatttgctcttgtattgaatgaagagaGTGGGATGCTtagatggcttgaatggtggtggttggggctatttaaaaccccaaccactattctagtcgttGGCTAATTGCTctatcgatgggcacaccggatagtccggtggtgcaccaaacaCTCCACTATTCACTGCCCGGtgagtgccacgtcagccgaccgttggggtttgaagTTATTGACCGTTGAAGACCTCTgtcctttggtgcaccggacagtccgatgcgatcAGACATCACATATTGTCTTCTGACTTCTAACGGTCATACTGCTGCGCACTCGACCGTTGGCGAAGATGATCGTTGCTCCGaggactcaccggatagtccggtggcacaccggacagtccggtgactttTAGTGGACGAGCTCCGAGAATTCTCGAGAGCGGTCAATTCGTGGAGTGCTCCAGTTAGGGcatcagacactgtctggtgcacactagACTGTCGGGCTGCAGCAAGTCTGTTTACTCTAAACTTGTAGAATTGTTCCGCGGTCATTTTATTTGtatgtgtatatgaactttatgcatcTGAGAAAAATATTAGCtacacaaactagttagtccacatggtttgtgatggacgtcaaacacctaaatcgattatagaaaatgttGATGTCATTTCTCTTTCACACCCCGTAAGCAGGTTTTTACCCATACCACAACGCTGTTACAACAAATATGGTATGGGCAACCCCTCCCCCGGGGGCTCGGACGTACAACCGATCCCTCGACCTCTGACTCGGCTCTCagcaagaaatcagcgaagataaGTCAACAATGCAGTGCACCGTCACGTCGGGCTATAGGACCCCAAGACATCTCCCATTGGAATACAACGACCCCAGTATTCACAGCATACATCTCCAACATGTATAAATAGGGCAGTGTAGTTCTTCCAAGGGGTAAGCAAGACACACATGCGAACATTCAGTCGTTTCCCACAGTCTTAGGATATTGACACTTGCCTCAATCAATTTCAGGGACCTGGGGACCTCCCTCTCCCGCTGTGCTTGTAATCCCTACTACATACACTCAGGTGCGAGTAACATATGCCTCACCCCCTCTGTTGGAAGTAGGACTTTGTATTGCCCGAATTAGGATAAAACTACTTTTGTCAACTTGCATGGCCCGGACCCCTCCTGGGAGCCACGCGGCTCACCTCGAGCAACTCCGGGAGCTACACGATAAGCTCGAAGAAGAACAATAACGGCTGCAGCAGCTGCGACAGGCGCTGGAGAGAGAAGCCGCCGGCAAAGCCCTCGACAGGGGTGCACGCGCAAAGGCACGTGATGTCCAACATCACATCATGTTGTCATTCTATCAAGTTCTATGCAAAAATATGTGTTATTTAAGACTATGCTGTCATTTTATATTTTTTGGGTAAATTGGATAATAACCGAACCGAACCTGAAATTTCAGGTACCCGAAATTACGAGTAGTTTTTTTAGGCTACTATCGGGTACCAAGCTTCATTACCCGAATTATTTAAATCCGAACTAAACGGGTAACTCGAACGCCTAATCTTACCAAGGGATTTAAAATTACTGAAAGTAATAAAGATAGACTCAGATACCACAAATCCAAATAAAATATCTAGAGCTCGTCTCAGTCTGTCAGGGTTCTTACGTTTCGAGCAGCATTCAACTATTCAAGCTGATGAAGCCTGGTAGTGGTATATACACAGTACCggtccctctttctctctctcataTATATACTTCATCCGTTCTAAAATATAGTTATTTCTGACTCTCTTTTTTTTCCATCCACATTCATCATACATACAAACTTCATAAGTTAATTAATGAATATATATTTAGCCAAAAACAAATTATATTTTGGGAGGGAGAGCAGCACCATCCAAATTCCAGTGGTATATATACAGTGCGTGCCACTTTGTTATGCTCCTTCGTCACCCAACAGAAGCTTCGGCGACTCGGCGTCGATGGTTGCCGGCCACCAGTCGCCAAACACACGCACGTAAATGGGGGGCAGTACGCAACTGTCTCCTCTTTTCAGCTCCTGCCCTAATTTTATATTACTACCTTGATCTGCTTCTGCCTGCCTGTTAGGATACACAGATATTCCTATATATGCAGGGGCTGTCATGCATGCAGCAGCATCACAGCAAGATCAGGAGGTAGTATTAGTTAAAAAAAACATAAAGCCAGGGACCAATGCTCTCGCCACAATCACGTACGCATTCTTCTCACCTCGAAAGAACATGGGTTTAAACTTTCCAAGATGAGAGTTCCCGCTCCATTCTGAGCGTGACTAGCACTCGCCAATCCTGGCTCTTCCAGGACGGGACGACGAGGAGCAGAACATGGCATCCAGGTTCTAGCGCACTGACTGTGACTGAAAGGCAAAGGCTCAGGCTGACTGACACGCATACCTGAGGCCCCTGCCTGCCAACGCGATCCTCCAATGGCATCGCCGTTCAGCAGGCAGGCAGGCATGCATCGCATCAAAGAGCAGTGGACAGTGACCTCTGGTGGCCTTGCATCCGGATTACATACAAAGCTTCCCA contains these protein-coding regions:
- the LOC100191400 gene encoding Aspartyl protease AED3 precursor, with amino-acid sequence MRRVGTGVRMLCGAALSVLLLLAGGAAASHSRSSCPATPPDAGNTLQVSHAFGPCSPLGPGTAAPSWAGFLADQASRDASRLLYLDSLAVRGRARAYAPIASGRQLLQTPTYVVRASLGTPPQQLLLAVDTSNDASWIPCAGCAGCPTSSAAPFDPASSASYRTVPCGSPLCAQAPNAACPPGGKACGFSLTYADSSLQAALSQDSLAVAGNAVKAYTFGCLQRATGTAAPPQGLLGLGRGPLSFLSQTKDMYEATFSYCLPSFKSLNFSGTLRLGRNGQPQRIKTTPLLANPHRSSLYYVNMTGIRVGRKVVPIPAFDPATGAGTVLDSGTMFTRLVAPAYVAVRDEVRRRVGAPVSSLGGFDTCFNTTAVAWPPVTLLFDGMQVTLPEENVVIHSTYGTISCLAMAAAPDGVNTVLNVIASMQQQNHRVLFDVPNGRVGFARERCTAA